From Abiotrophia defectiva ATCC 49176:
TCTGCAAAAAGCTCAGCAATAGGTTCTGACCGCTCATAGGCCTTACGAATCAATGGGTAAACTTTCTTAGCTTCATCCAACTTGCCCTCTTGAATTAGCTTAGCAAAGTTTTCAGTATCTTTTAGCAGCTGGTCAATCTCTGCACTAACAAACTTCTTGTAAGCCTCAGTTTCAGCACTTAAATCTACTGATTGAGCAGAGATTGACTCCTCAGCTAATACAGAATAGCTAGTTAATGAAACAGTGGCCACTTGAGCTCCTAAGAGAGTGAGGACTGCTAACTTCTTCCAATTCTTCTTCATTTACTTTCCCGCCTTTGTCGATAGATTTCTTGATAAGACTATCATACCCTATTGTAGTAAGAAAGAATACCCTTTCTAAATAAAAGAGAATTAGTTCTACTAAGGAATTACTTATTATAATGCCGAACGAACGATCTACTAATACAAAAAAACGACCTGTTATAAGGTCGTTTAGCTCTCTATGACATTTGGACTTGTTTAATAGCTTCCATTGCCCCTAGTAAGGCCTCAAAGAGTGGCGCATCCTGAGGCGAATGGCCTGCTTCTTCGACAATTTGGAACTTAGCATGAGGACAAGCCTGTGCTAAGGCATAGGCCCCACTCGGACGGCAATCGACATCATAACGGCCATGGAAAATTGACATAGGAATCTCCTTGAGTAGATGAGCACGATTAAGGATGTAGTTATCTTCACCCCAGAACATTTTGTTAGCAAAATAATGGGCTTCTAGCAGGCCGAGAGAGCGGTCAACTGGCGCTAGCTCTGCATCTGGAGCAGGGAAATTTGGTCGGAGTGTAATAACGGAACCTTCCCAGGCACTCCAACGTTTCATGGCTTCTTCTGCTAGGTCCTGATCACCCCCAATCATCCGGCGATAGTAGGCTGCTACTAAATCACCTTGTTCCTCTTGGGGGATAAAATCTCTAAACAAGGCAAAGGCTTCAGGGTAGAACTCGCTAGCGCCAAACTGGAAGAGCCAATCAGAATCTTCTTGGCGCCCCAAGAAAATTCCGCGCAGTATCAAGCTCTTAACCCGCTCTGCATGATGAATGGCATAGGTCAAAGCCAAGGTCGAGCCATAGCTACCTCCAAATACATGCCAGTCCTCAATGTCGAGTGTCTGTCGAATAATCTCCAAGTCAGCCACACTATCCAAGACTGTATTCGCCTCAAGGGATAGGAAGGGCTGACTTTTGCCACAACCACGTTGATCAACTAGCACAATCCGGTAAAATTCAGGATTGAAGAAACGCCGGGACGACTCCCCAACCTGCCCACCAGGACCACCGTGCAAGAAGACTACTGGACAACCTTGAGGGTTGCCTGCTTCTTCCACATATAAGGTATGTCCACAACCAACCGGAATATGATGGCTGGCAAAAACTGGTGTATTAAGATAACCTAGCATGATTTTCCCTCCTTGGAGCGACGGACCCACCATTCAAATTGGTGAGCATATTGATTTTTATCATCAACGAGTCCTTCTTGAATTTCTACACATTGCCACTGGTCTTGATCTAGGTCAGCGACGAAGGTATCTGCCGGAAAAGTTGCCTTAATCTGTGTTCGAATCACTCGGTCTGCTAAAGGCAATAAGGCAGCAAAAATTTCTGCGCCCCCGATGACCATGACTTCTTGATCTTGCGCCAAGCTTTTGATTTCTTCTAAGTCATGAACACGGTGTAGGCCTTCAATTTCGGACTTATAGTCTTCTTGGCGAGTCAAGACATAACTAGTTCGCCCTGGTAAGAGACGGCAGCCCATGGATTCAAAGGTCCTGCGCCCCATCAAAATAGCATGACCGAGTGTCACTTGCTTAAAAAACTTGAGGTCATTGGGCAAGTGCCAAGGCAGTTGATTTTGATAACCAATCCCGCCCGCTTGGTCTTGGGCATATACAAGAGTCAGCATGGTGTTTTTCTTCCTTTCTATGTAAGGATGTTTTAGACGGCAATCGGCGCCTTAAT
This genomic window contains:
- a CDS encoding dihydrofolate reductase, yielding MLTLVYAQDQAGGIGYQNQLPWHLPNDLKFFKQVTLGHAILMGRRTFESMGCRLLPGRTSYVLTRQEDYKSEIEGLHRVHDLEEIKSLAQDQEVMVIGGAEIFAALLPLADRVIRTQIKATFPADTFVADLDQDQWQCVEIQEGLVDDKNQYAHQFEWWVRRSKEGKSC
- the pip gene encoding prolyl aminopeptidase — translated: MLGYLNTPVFASHHIPVGCGHTLYVEEAGNPQGCPVVFLHGGPGGQVGESSRRFFNPEFYRIVLVDQRGCGKSQPFLSLEANTVLDSVADLEIIRQTLDIEDWHVFGGSYGSTLALTYAIHHAERVKSLILRGIFLGRQEDSDWLFQFGASEFYPEAFALFRDFIPQEEQGDLVAAYYRRMIGGDQDLAEEAMKRWSAWEGSVITLRPNFPAPDAELAPVDRSLGLLEAHYFANKMFWGEDNYILNRAHLLKEIPMSIFHGRYDVDCRPSGAYALAQACPHAKFQIVEEAGHSPQDAPLFEALLGAMEAIKQVQMS